The Alnus glutinosa chromosome 1, dhAlnGlut1.1, whole genome shotgun sequence region GGGTTCTTTCTTCCGAGAGTTCCCTCCCCCTTGAACGGCTGCAAATCGTTGACCATTGACAAGGGTGAGACTCCCAACACGAATGGTTTGATCCAATCTCAGGAGTGGCCGGTAGGGTTTAGCCCATCTGGGGAGATTGTTTTGTGGGATTAGGGAGAGGAAGGTGATTCTCCTCACCCCTTGGGTGTTTTTCCTCCCGACTTACACTTGGAGTGGGAGTCGGAGGGTGCTGAGGATAAAGATTCGGCCCTGGCTTTGTTGGTTGCCATTGAGGAAGATTTTCATCGGGGTAGTATGGGGAAGCGGTATAAGATCAAAGGAAGGAGAGAACTGCAGAATTTGAAGAGCTCCATAAACTACGACGTTGCGAGTGTGCAATCTAGGAGTAAgagaggaaaggctcaggttctGTAGTTTGTGGGTTGCTTGTGGGCTGCGGGTGTTGTGTTTTAGGGTGTAGGTTCCTGTGGGTTTTTGGGTGGGTTTCTTGTGTGTTCCTTGTGGGTTGGATTGGGGTTTGTGCTTGTAGGCTTAGgttcttgtgggtttgtttggtgggtttctttctttctttttttgggctgttttttttttcgttttccagcattgcgttttctcttgtatactgccggtgtactaaggggtgcctgacgcttttaataaaaccaggttattacttatcaaaaaaaaaaacgtttatgTTTCGTTTAGAATTTTTATAAAGCTGTTTAGGTAATTTGGCTTTGCATGAAAATATCACCACCGAGTGGAGATCTGGGAAGTTTGAATTCAAATTCACTGATGTTAAAAAAGCTGCTAACTTTGCCTTCTCTTTCTTGCTAgatgttaaatttttatttttcagcaacgttattttttaacaagattAGGATGAAACAAGGTTGTGGTggtcttttttgaaatttggttgtgatatttgatttttgtttaggCAGAATCTCAAAACAGTAAAACAAAGCAAGCTGGAAATAATTTTTAACGTACTTCAAAATGTAAAACCTCTCATCCCTGTGAAATGcttgcttcttttcttctttgttattcattttttctcctttggaAAGTTCAGCGAATCAAGTCAAAAGTGTTTACCTTGGCTGGGCAGTTTATCTGAAAACTTTGATTTTGCTGCTCACTTTCCTTGTTCCCGAAAGTGGTgggaaagagtaaaaaaagCCTAGTGTGGGAGCTAAAGTGACAGGCAGAAAAATAAGCACTTGTTTGCCAGTCATTGGTAAATACCCGTCAAATTTTTGGGATTCTCATTTGGAAGACGCTCATGGTGTGAACTTTAGTTTAATCAGCTTTGGTGATCCTAAGAAGTTTGCCACATGCGACAGGTAGGATTGACATACAGTTAAATGTGGATATCCCTGTGGATACTGAGCTTGTAGAACCATTACAAGAAGGATGCATATGGTGCCAGGCAAGAGGAGCTGCTACTGAAGTCTCAGGAATAGAGGTTATAGCGGGACCCTCAGAGAAGGTTTGTCTCTCTCTtgctccctccctccctccctccttccctgcctctctctctctcttaaatattttctttggtCCACCATGAAGTTGTTAGTTCTATGCTTTGAGTTGCTTAGGAGTTCAGCTCTTGGGTGCATTCAGGTTGGCGTTGCACAACAGTGGTATGATGAATTGGATAATCTTGCATTCGCAACTCCCGACACAGAATTGACTGTTGAAGACAATAATACAACTAAGGATAATAAATATCAAGACGAGAGAGTTCACATTAATTGTGCTGTCAACTCAAGTCCTGGAACAAGTGAGGTATGcttgttaattttttgtatttctatttgCTTTTTACATTGTTCTAAAGCAACAGAATCTTGGGAGCAGTGagaaatttcaatttctttttctttttcttttttcttttttctttttcttgtcagCTGTGCTTGAAAATGAAATCTGGTGCGAAAACATTTACTGTCCCTTAAATCGTGGGATCAGGAAATAACATTATTTGACTTAGAAACAACCTAATCAGTTGAATTTAACAAGTAAACCATTGGGTAGCACTATCTGATTAATAATCAAGTGCTATAGCATTAAAAGTGAAAGTTAAACCAATAATGTGTAACGTTCTAGGATTAGTGGCCGTGATGCTAGGGGTTAAACCTAattattttctaacaaaataGTTCAGCGAGGCCTACCATGCCACAAGGATGGGACTTCGCTAATTGCTATCCCTAATACTGTCATGCAATGATAAGGGCGAATTCAAGGGTTCAACAGCCACCAGGCAGCGTTTGTGTGACTGACTcgtaaagaaaaatgaatattaattttgaaCTAAAAAAGCTTTCTTATGCCTATTTGCTGACAAATTATGTGCAAATTGCCATTTACTCTTACCCTTTTTTTGCCTTTCCGAATGCCTTCCATTCTTGTCTAAAAACAACACCCAGTGTCTTTAGTAATagagttttctaaaaatttcccTAAAATTAGAAATCGAAAGTTTGCGCTTGCTGTAGGATTTCTCGATTCAATATGATGTTATGATCATTTTACACATATTCACACTCGTCCATACACCACAGGATACCCAAGAGCCTTTTATTTGCTTCAATTTGTTCTCTTTAGTTGTATCTGTCggtttatttcttttggagTTGATATTcactttgtttattttctttttccccaaATCTTCACTATGGCTAATCAATCATTTCACGCTGTACAGTTCATACCATTTAATTCATATTCCTTTGACTAGGATTTCTTAGGTTAAGTCATAATTGATTCTTTAGAATAAGGGATCTCTTTCTTGAAAAGCTGGCATCACATCTGTTTTGTAGTTTCATCAACCGTTTCACTCTGTACATCTCATACCATTTAGTTTATCTTCATTTGACTTGTATTTCCTATGTTAAGATATGATTGATTCTTTGAGATAAGAGATCTCTTTCTTGAAAAGCTGGCatcatattttggtttatttttcgGAGCTTCAGATATTGAAAACGCTGGTaaaatagtttatatttttttggataattttcaTGTTCCTGCTGGCACAAACCACATATTTGCAGAGTTCCATAAATTGtgtacttttattattttagatatAGTGTGTGTGGGCGCGCGCGGGGGGATCCCCTATTTGTTGATTTGCTCACATTTTCAGCTTCTGATTTCTCAAAGACAGGAATTGGCACATGTACACATCAACTACTAAACTgaaattaatgttattaaatCAGCTTTTTTCATTTCTCCTCTTGAAGGCATCTGCGTTTTAATTTACTTGTTTGAAGCCGAAATATTGGGCCAAAGTTTCTGAAACTGTGGACTAGGAACCTgcccctgtttttttttttttttcttccaaaaatgTAAACTTGTGCATCTGACTAAACCTGAATTGGGGAAGAAAcctgaattttgttttaatttcatGTCATTTGGAGGTGTGTTCTTAGGACAGTTTTTAGATTTCCTTGAGGAAGAAACCTTATTTGAGCTCTCCTGTTTATGGTAGCTGTCTCATAAGTTTCAATCTTTCGAAATCGTGTGTCATGAATTTATATTATGCTTCTTTTGGTAGTcatgaagataaagaaaaatGGGATGTAGAATATGGAATCtgggaaaaattatttgaactccaaaacttttttttctcaagttaTTAGATAACTCCAAACCTTCTTATCTCTCCCTAGTCTTCCTCTCTTTCACCATCTTATCAAAAGGGCAAAATCTGAACAAAAGACAAATTAACCTCTTGATATACCATTATAGCGTGAATTCAGCATGTAACTTATGTTAAAATCTAAACCCTATTTAGTATTTGAAGTTAAAAAGGTTTCTCTCCCATTACCTTGTAAATTTTGCGTGTAACACTTTCGAGTTCATACTTAATTTGCTTTGTTCTTTATGTACACTCTATTTTGTCCAATTAATACTAACTTTTCTCTTTCCTAATAATCGCACAGGTTATAATTTGTGCAGTATTGTATCTAAAACTTAGAAGAAAACCAGATATAGGAGAGGACAATCAGGAGAAATACGCAGCAAGGATAGTGGATATTTTGAACCAAGAAAGAACTGAAAGAACAGGGAGAGATTCATGCATTCATTTCTTGTTAAAATCAAACAGAGATTTGAGAGACCTCATTTTCATTAAACCTCTGCATGTGAGGATAAAATTAAGTTGTCCTGATCACCCAAAAGCTGCTGATAATTCAAAGGATATCATTCTTACCGACTCCTCCATTGAGGTCAATGTGTCTCTCAACTCATAATCCTTCAGGTTGGTAAGTACACATTTTTTGTGATACTCCTGTAATTCAATTTTGTTGTGATTTTCTGGCccaattttttgaaagattgaCTTCTCTGATAGAAGTCGTGGGTGCAGTAATGTTTATCATTCTTATAATTTCGATATCATTTAATAAGTTTTTTGGAAGAACCAACTTTGTAACAAGTCAGTGTAATTATAATTCCAATATTTTATAACTAATTGTGCttcaaaaaaattcttaaaactaTCAAACACTCACCAGAGCTAAAGGAGACCCAAGGGAATTGCGGTAGAACAGCtaattgttcttcaaaaaaattcttaaaaactaTTATCAGTAGGATAAAGTATTACActtattttttaagaatattgtgtatttacaaatttaatttcttttatttctaaaaCTTGGCCCAATAGGATTCATTTTTCCTAATGGCATATTACTCGTTGACATGGACTATTCTTTTTTATCATGATCAAAACTTTCCTTTTGAACAATTCCATCAAATATTTTCCTCTTTGTTCGAACAGGAtctttccatttcaaataaaatggagatGAATAATTTTATGGTTTATATTAGattttacaaaaaatttcaTCCAACTAATCGATTGATTTGGACAAAAAAGGCAAactgaaattgaaattttgaagaaagGGAACAAATTGTCGTGATTTAAAGTTTAATAGTGTATCTAAGAATGGGGTGGTAATTTGGCTTGCAAAATGTAATTTACTCTTGTTGGGAAATATTCCCACGACAACCAAAGAATGGGCTTATCGAATCCATGTAAGCCCATTAAGACAAACCCATGAAGACCAACTAACCTAAACCTATCAAGATGCAATCTCGATAAGCGCCAAAAGTATTTTGGAAGCATCAAATTTCAAGATATCGGGAGCTAGACATCGTAAACGCAGATTTCGGATAAAGGAAAAGAATCTAGGAATCAGGGAATTAGCTTTCACTCAATCCGGAACGGCAGTTAAAGCCTCATCTATAAATAGATGAAAACTACCAAGTATTGAATATATGAATTTTGACATTTTATACTTGGTATAAGTTGCTCTTCATacgctgacttaagcatcggagtagGTTCTAGCCAGCACTCTTTGttcatatttaatatttatttagtttctcTTATTGAAAGTTTCTTGAATACCATCCACATAAAGGAAAGCccattttattcattttaagtcTATTTAGTATTGTAATATCAAGTCAATATTCAATTAGCTCAATAAAAATAGTTACCAATATCaattcaattctttttctttttttggggtgAGGGAAGGGGAGGGCAAGAGAGGGCGCTAATATCAAtctaattcaataattaaacgGCTTCcctaaagaaaatattttccaaaattataatAACAAAGTCCCCGTAGCCTTTTAATTGCATTGGTAATAATACATGTCATGCTAATTCATcatatttgaaatttcaatttagaaattataataaagatattaCACAATATACATGAATTAAATAGCAAAATGATGGTACATAACATTATGAAAATtgaccactaaaaaaaaataaaatgtattgcATGGTGCTTCATTTTGCTATAGGTTTGTACTTCGATGATAATTTGTTTATACGCATGGATATAAGTgagtttgttaaaatttttgctTTCCGTCTTTTGTTTtatcttctcaaaataaaaaaattaacaaaaaatactcataaaaatacaaaataatttttatttttatgtcacatcttaacgctttttcaaaccaaacacAGAAAGTATTCCTTAAAATGTATTAATAAACAAAGTCAACGGCTCTTTAGTAATAATTACgataaaaaatcatttctcgtAGCATATTTTTTTCTGATGTAAATAAAGAATTATAAACAATCTTCTAGGATTTTCACAATAATTTTAagacctttttttgtttttattagaatattttaaattataagaTTAATATTAAATGATAATGTAGTTTTTTATGTGGGTCTTTCTTTATTTGAAAAACAggcaaaaagattaaaaaaaaaaaaaaattgaaaaaaaaaactcatgggCTGCTAAAGATTAAAACCAGAGATTGCCCAAGCCATCAAAAAGGTCAGGGGAGGCCCAGCCCATATCTCCCAGAGAAAAAGCATTGAAACCCTAGACGCAGCAGCTATAAAACGAACCACAAAGACGCCCCCTTTAGGGTTTTAGCTGCCACATCCATATCCTCCTCTTCCCGAAGAGtgtgcgagagagagagggagtgagCAAACATGCCGGCTGGTCACGGTCTTCGTTCTCGGACCCGAGATCTGTTCGCTAGGCCCTTCAGGAAGAAGGGGTACATACCTCTCACGACCTACTTGAGAACCTTCAAGATCGGTGAATACGTCGACATCAAGGTCAACGGCGCCATCCACAAGGGAATGCCTCACAAGTTCTACCACGGCCGCACTGGCCAAGTCTGGAACGTTACCAAGCGCGCCATCGGCGTCGAGATCAACAAGCAGGTAACATCCATTCATTGTActcttttttgggtttcttttctttctagatATGGTGGTTTGGATTTGTTGGTTTGAAGTATGTATGGCCTTTCAGGAGATTGTGTAGAAGATTTTTGCTTTTCGACTTTCTATTTGGCTATTGTTTCCCCGTTTGGCTTTtggatttgtggtttttttttgttacatgtttgTTTGTGTAGCTGATGAGTTTGatgatttgcttgtattttttgcttttggatTTCTGGGTTTTTTCTACAGttggttttgtttaatttgtttggtttcattttccgtttttaattttggattttttttttattgttattttacaTGTTCTAGCCTGTGTATgtgatgtgtttgatgattttgCTCGTGTTAGCTTTTTTGTGTAATAGATGTTGTGGTCTACAGTTGTTTTGTATTAGGGATTGAATCTGTACCGTGCCTCAGGTAGTCTTGATTGCAACGTGTCCCGTTGaagctatttcattttttgacaCAAAATACAATAGCTAGCCAGAATAGTCATTTGCTTTTGGTGACAAGCGCATTAAGAATTGACATTTGGGAAGAGTTATGTACTATTTACTTGAGTTTCCCCTCCAAGTGTCATTTATCTTTAATAGTGAAGATGCGTAGTGGGAGATGTTATATTTGTTTATTAGGTATGGCAGTATGTCACCATGAGTGGGTTTTGACATTGGTGGACACCGGTAGGATTTGAATGCTAtacaatttaaataaacaaaaatactaaTTCGAGCTAGACCCTCAGCTCTAGCTGATAACAACTTCAGTGGTTTTAGCTGTAATACTTTTGTCCACTTTTTCATTTCTCCATGGAGTATTagatcattttattttgatggCCTGTCAGCCACTTTGTGATTATTTGCAATGAATGCTGTTTACAGAACTCTGTACCATATGTCTACGGGTGATAGAATATTTTCATATTGAATTGGGATTCATGTATGTATGTCATTGCAGGTGGGTAACAGAATAATCAGGAAGAGAATTCACGTGCGTGTGGAGCATGTGCAACCTTCAAGGTGCACTGAGGATTTCCGTCTGAGGAAACTGAAGAATGATGAACTGAAGGCTGAGGCAAAGGCCAAAGGTGAGGTCATTAGCACAAAGAGGCAGCCAAAGGGCCCTAAACCGGGTTTTATGGTGGAAGGTGCAACATTGGAGACTGTGACTCCCATTCCTTACGATGTCGTCAATGATCTCAAGGGTGGTTACTAGGTCTTTGCTATTGTTGTTTGGAGAATCTTATTtggatttgtgtttttttgttagtgtcATAACTTTGGGAAAGGTACTCTGAGTCctagtttattttcatttgttatcAAATACATGGATGTTTTCTATGcaatattaaaattttgattgaatgtttgcatcttattttaattagtCTTAAAATCTACTTCTATTCCATATATTGAATTATTCCGCCTAATCGGGAGAAAATCTAAAGGTGAAGTGTAGGGTTGTAAAAGGACTGTTTGCTTGCTTCTCTTGCAGTTTGCAAGGTTTAGATGAATCCATTTCCTTTCGGAAGTTGTTTCCAAGTGCTTTCATTGTTTAGAATCTGTTTTGTAGGATGATTACCATAGAGTGGAGGTAATAAGTGTCTGATCAATTTGAAATTTGCTATTTCATAATCATCTTGTggcattttaattttaattttctgacTTGGGGAATGGGCAAAGTATTGAGTTTTATTCCCCAAGCCTGTTCTTTTGGCATTATTGTTGGTTGTGCTAGGGGTGGTCATTTGTAATTAGGTTGGAAACTAGGATTTGTTTTGACTTTGCATTTCTCCATTTTATTTGATTGAACTGTCTTCACATTATTGAAATCCAACGCAGATGATCAACGATGACACCAAAGCTTATCATAGAAATATAGAATGGTCTCTAATTGCGTTTTTTCAAACCAGCAATTCTTACAAATTTTATGCAGACTTCTTATACGTGCAACATATGGTCATATAAGAGCATCTTCAACAGCTTGGGATTTTGCTCTCCAACTTTTTGCTATTGACCCTAGACTCTAGTACACTAAATCGATAATATATTGATTCTTCTTCGAGCATTTGTAGTGAGCTCGCCAAAATTTCAGTAAATTTTTTAGGAAATtatcacttttgttattttaattacctAATTTTTAAAAGCTCTAAATATTAAActcttcaaatattatttactttaaaataaatattattttttattaacttttcaaCCAACTTACTTTTTTCGGACGAATTCAAACccccctttcctttttcttctcttccctTCTGTTTTCTTCTTATCTCTATCTTGCCTTCCTGGCACATCGTTTCTCTCTTAACTATGACCCAAAACAGAGAGACTCGAGACTctgtgagagagagggagataccTAAAGGGGAAGAGAGACCTAAGACTTGAGAGACTCAGCCCGATAGTGGAGGACCTGTAGCAATTTGACGAACCCAAAGACCCACGTCCATGGGTTGCCGGCCAGAACCCTTCTCCGGTGGACATGAGGTGATTTTCCGGTGAAAATTGGGGCAATTCCAGTGGGTTTCCTATGGGTGTTTTCCGGTGACTCGAGAGAAGACTTTTGGTGAATTTTCTGTGATTAAACAGAAATTcttaaggtaatttcttgtgtttttgaTTTGGATTATTGTTGATTAATTTGGGCTATTATTGATTAATGGGTTTTAGTGAACCGTGTGTATTTTTTGTGTTGATCTATCGTGTTTCTTGTGTGTTTGCTGTGATATTTCCGGTTGTGGTGTCTCCCCtgtgatatttttggtgttGATCTTCTGCTCATCAACGACCTTGGTGTTGATATTCTGCTCATCCCGcgaaaatggaataaaaaaataaaaaataagaatagatGATCGTGTTCTCCCTCGTCTCATTAGACGAGGGTTTCTGACAATCAGCAAATGTACGGTAAAAGTAGAGAGTTCGTTGGAAACGAGATTTTGAGCAAAATCGTCTAATTTTGGTGATTTCGCCTGTTTGACGACttcactaggaatgctcttcCATCCTTATCACCAAAAGATCTCTCGTCTCCATCTTACTTACTCAACAAACATGGGCAGCCATGTTTGTAAAATAGATTCTGAGAGAATAGGAGTACCAGTTGGCAATGGCCTTTTGACTATTGGCAGCCCATCTGGTTCCAGGAAAGCCCAAGATTTTGGCCCAAAATATGACAGAATCGATGAATGAGTCCCATAAAGTCCCAATGTGATCCGCCTTTCGCCCCCTCTCTCACCGTGCTGAGCggattttccttcttttgcgcaaataaaatatcaaagataaactatttttttttttttttttttgtctttctttatGTCATCTCAAAGTTACTGTAGctattaaaatcattat contains the following coding sequences:
- the LOC133871354 gene encoding large ribosomal subunit protein eL21z/eL21y; this translates as MPAGHGLRSRTRDLFARPFRKKGYIPLTTYLRTFKIGEYVDIKVNGAIHKGMPHKFYHGRTGQVWNVTKRAIGVEINKQVGNRIIRKRIHVRVEHVQPSRCTEDFRLRKLKNDELKAEAKAKGEVISTKRQPKGPKPGFMVEGATLETVTPIPYDVVNDLKGGY